In Candidatus Hydrogenedentota bacterium, the sequence TGACAACGCTGACCAGCCGGAGAACGCGGACGAAATCGGCGGGGGGGAACTTCTCCCAGGCGGCGAACAGCATGGGCGTCAACTGCCGCGACTTGAAGAGCTTCAACTCCCGAATGGGGAGCTTCGCGCCCGGATTTTCCTGCCAGAACCCGTGATGAGGGTCCGAAAGGGCGGCAAAAAGCTCCGCGCGGGCCTCCAGGGCGTCCATGAGGCCGAAGACGTCCTCCTTGCTGGACACACTGTCCCGGACAATCTTGAAAAGCCGCTGCTTGCGGATTTTTGGGTGCTCGCACAGCAGGTGATACCGGAGGAATTCGGGAAAGTGCTCCGCCCTGACGGTTTCGAGGAGAGACTGCCATCGGCGCTCAAGCATCTTCTTGTCGGCCGGGGCGTTAACGCGCGAAAACAGGTAATTCTTCAGGAGGTCGGTGGAGGAAAGCTCCAAACCGCGGGCGTTCAGCGTCTCGAAGACCGTGTAGGCGTTGAATTCGTTGTCCACCTTGATCAGGATGAACAGAAGCTGGCGGGCCACCGTCTCGCTCAGGAGGGCGGCAAGCTGCTCCCCCTTGGACGACATGTCCCGGTCTTCCCCCATCTTCGCGCGGTAATAGGTGAAGCATTTCCAGAGCAGCGCGTTTGATTTCGGCAGCCCGCGGGGATTGACGGGGGTGCGCAACTGCACGAGATAGTCCTGAAAGAAGCCGTTGTCCGTGTGGTTGAGATTCAGCTTGCTGCTTTCCACCAGGGACGCCGGATCCTTTTCACCTATGAACCGCTTGCGCAGTTCCGTCATGCGCTCCCGGTTGTCTCCTGCGTCAACGCCCGCGTCCACAAGGCGCTGCAGCGACGCCAGCACCGCAAGGCCAAGAATGGTGAGCGTTGCCAGCCGTTGCTGGCCGTCAATGATGAGAGACTCGCGGTCCCCCATTGTCTGCACCACCACGGCACCCATGTAATGGCGGTCGTCCGGACGGCCCCTCATGTCGAGAATGTCATTCCACAAGTCCTCCCACTGCTCCTCCTCCCAGGAATAGTCGCGCTGGGCGGGGGGGACACTGTAGGTCTTTCCGTTGCCGAGAAGGTCCAGGAAATTCACGGTGCTGGTGTTTAGAAGAAAAGCTCCTGCCATCTGTGGTCTCCAAAGGGTTTCCTCTCCGTTTCCGGGGAAACAGAAACCGCGCCCCATTATACAGCCTTGCCCTGCGCGGAGATGCGGTGGGGGTTTCTGGAGCTACCCCTGGCGGGGGGGCTGGGGCTTCATGACGCAGCGCCCCTCGAAGGCCACGCCCTCCTGGATGCTGATGCGGGGGGCGCAGAGGTCGCCGGTGACGCGGCCGCCCGTCCTGACCTCGATGCGGTCCTCGGCGGTCACGGTGCCGCGCACCTCGCCGCTGATGATCACCTGCCCGGCCGTCACGTCGCCCAGGATGCGCCCGTCGGGCAGCAGGACAACGCTGTCGTTGCTGGAGACGCCGCCCTCCACCGTGCCCTCGATGCGGATGGTGCCCTTGGCCCGGATCTCGCCGCCGACGGCGGTGCCGGGGCCGAGGATGGTCGCCACATGGTTCTCGTTGTAGGTCTTGGACTTGCGGGTGTCAAGCATGGGGGGTCACTTCGAGAGGTAGCGCGCGGGGTTGACGGGCGCGCCCTTCACATGCACCTCGTAGTGCAGGTGGGCGCCCGTGCTGCGGCCCGTGGTGCCGACGCGGCCGATCACCTCGCCGCGCTTCACGGTCTGCCCGGGTTTCACGTCCATCTTGGAAAGGTGGGCGTACAGGGTGGCCATGCCGTCCCCGTGCTCGATGACAACCTTGTTCCCGTAATCGCCGTCGTACCCCGCCTCCACCACCTTTCCGGAGGCCGTGGACATCACGGAGGTGCCGTGGCGCGCGGAGATGTCTATGGCGCTGTGGCGGCTCACGCGGCGGTTGAACGGGTCCATGCGGTAGCCGAAGGTGGACGTGATGCGCCCCACG encodes:
- a CDS encoding DUF262 domain-containing protein, which gives rise to MAGAFLLNTSTVNFLDLLGNGKTYSVPPAQRDYSWEEEQWEDLWNDILDMRGRPDDRHYMGAVVVQTMGDRESLIIDGQQRLATLTILGLAVLASLQRLVDAGVDAGDNRERMTELRKRFIGEKDPASLVESSKLNLNHTDNGFFQDYLVQLRTPVNPRGLPKSNALLWKCFTYYRAKMGEDRDMSSKGEQLAALLSETVARQLLFILIKVDNEFNAYTVFETLNARGLELSSTDLLKNYLFSRVNAPADKKMLERRWQSLLETVRAEHFPEFLRYHLLCEHPKIRKQRLFKIVRDSVSSKEDVFGLMDALEARAELFAALSDPHHGFWQENPGAKLPIRELKLFKSRQLTPMLFAAWEKFPPADFVRVLRLVSVVIFRYTVVSGLNTNALEPVSHAAAKALLTGDAPTPSAVFERLKPVYVEDGRFVQAFATLSIPTQGQKKTLTKYILSKLEADASGRACDHETDPATIEHIFPENAPADWDEAISQEEGKGAVYRLGNLVLLESHINRNIGNRPYPEKVGGYQESEYASAKALAKMAPNEWTLPLINRRQEEMAKRAAHVWRADFS
- a CDS encoding polymer-forming cytoskeletal protein — encoded protein: MLDTRKSKTYNENHVATILGPGTAVGGEIRAKGTIRIEGTVEGGVSSNDSVVLLPDGRILGDVTAGQVIISGEVRGTVTAEDRIEVRTGGRVTGDLCAPRISIQEGVAFEGRCVMKPQPPRQG